The Streptomyces capitiformicae genome contains the following window.
CGCTGCGGCAGACCGTGGAGATGGTGCGGACGACGATCGAGGTCATGGAGTCCGCGATCGACGAGGTGGCCGCTCCCGGTGACGAGTCCGTGCTGCGCGAGGCGCTCCTCGTCTACGCGCGCGAGATCGCCTTCGCCACCGCACAGGTGTACGCGCAGGCCGCCGAGGCACGGGGTGCCTGGGACGCCCGCCTTGAGTCGCTGGTCGTGAACGCGGTGCTCAGCGGGGAGGCCGACGAGGGTGCGGTGAGCAGGGCCGCCGCCCTCGGCTGGAACTCCCCCGAGCATGTGTGCGTGGTCCTCGGCACCGCCCCGGACGGCGACAGCGAGCTGACCGTGGAGGCGATCCGACGGGCTGCCCGGCACGCCAAGTTGCAGGTGCTCACCGGTGTGCTCGGCGACCGGCTCGTGGTCATCGCCGGAGGCAGCAACAATCCGTTGCAGGTGGCGAAGTCGCTGATCGGGCCGTATGCCGCGGGACCCGTCGTCGCGGGGCCGGTCGTGCCCGACCTGCTGGCCGCGACCCGGTCCGCGCAGGCGGCGGCCGCGGGGCTCAAGGCCTGTTCCGCCTGGCAGGACGCGCCCCGGCCCGTGCTGGCGGACGATCTCCTTCCGGAGCGGGCCATCGCGGGAGACCCGAACGCCCGTGAGCAGTTGGTGGAGGAGATCTACAGACCGCTGGAGGAGGCCGGCTCCGCGCTGCTGGAGACGCTCAGCGTCTATCTCGAACAGGCCTCCAGTCTCGAAGGCGCGGCCCGGATGCTCTTCGTCCATCCCAACACCGTGCGCTACCGGCTTCGACGTGTGACTGACGTCACCGGTTGGTCTCCTTCAGATGTACGCTCTGCGTTCACACTGCGGATCGCGCTGATCCTGGGGCGTCTGGTGAATGGAGATCCTCAGCTCTAGGGTTTTGTCGGGGGGCTACAAAAGCCCCTCGTGTTCTTCGTCCCTGTCCCCACGGGCGGCGTCGGCCGTCCCCAAGAGAGAGTGTGAGAGTGCTCGTACTCGTCGCTCCCGGCCAAG
Protein-coding sequences here:
- a CDS encoding PucR family transcriptional regulator: MPEPETRKSEPVPHVHAHAGTLRRLEKSSGSLAAQAITRMDETLPWYRAMPPENRSWIGLVAQAGIAAFTEWFRHPDAPQAISTDVFGTAPRELTRAITLRQTVEMVRTTIEVMESAIDEVAAPGDESVLREALLVYAREIAFATAQVYAQAAEARGAWDARLESLVVNAVLSGEADEGAVSRAAALGWNSPEHVCVVLGTAPDGDSELTVEAIRRAARHAKLQVLTGVLGDRLVVIAGGSNNPLQVAKSLIGPYAAGPVVAGPVVPDLLAATRSAQAAAAGLKACSAWQDAPRPVLADDLLPERAIAGDPNAREQLVEEIYRPLEEAGSALLETLSVYLEQASSLEGAARMLFVHPNTVRYRLRRVTDVTGWSPSDVRSAFTLRIALILGRLVNGDPQL